A single genomic interval of Phaeodactylum tricornutum CCAP 1055/1 chromosome 5, whole genome shotgun sequence harbors:
- a CDS encoding predicted protein, with protein sequence METEATAGGEVFKGTFAVMSGTVAPKHGGLVDSHAWTGGEPSPDWSKVLIDEPMTPYCYHAQGFEKGLKIYTSRTGQGEKSAKLFGRSSKDYSLLAFATDAQEHMETHGMDTVFYMKDPSTSEIKNFLDFHSRFTISQTEAWIDLASKDGTFDKYDKKNLKDSCTWLMNHLDSDLTASIRPFVRGGTLTGPTVWMRIIGEVQSDSIRRLKKVQEKLETLKLASFKGENVREFAQSFLDLCIELENAKQLPEDVLLTVVEALSKCTVEEFRIDFMSKRSAVKRFMRETAGKDSATIARMSDRLTYRDLFDEAKSKYTSLLDSGLWGPAGGSGDKSGAPAGFLTKAEVNVLIQKAVSSAKSGDKSGITCYNCKEVGHYSRDCKNKPADGNGNSSKPKKSKASWRTVAPKSGKSETKTKNKLEWHWCAHCKEWRVGHGTATHDHNFKPKEASDGKKGPQANLAATGELLGGGTLSMSAGAGLYKEWMATEECVMLPMSVVSMVLGGRAESFGSHIVTRWYSAWYGGERGEQRAVRVRVRRRRPNLNYHGPWKIRPPPTPFFATEVPVIPKFSWGAAFAAEGEERLCREQTSASEVDKKYAQPMAFLGSALDSTYWFSRGSRDELLQTFAVIWDTGATLTVTPHRDDFVKFESLAKGLTIGGAGVVAWSVVADNGDVLTIRTPAYLVPEAGQRLLSPQSFLQSLVSQDLSGLRPSISIGPKALTVEMGAQSKLTVPYDEGNNLPTSQMFSVESSEESTVELNMCVTDEANQNLSASQKELLRWHYRFGHRNFQAVQTVLKSGVLGRTPLIMGASKCEHPKCASCQYGKGRRRATGASSTKSVPAKEGALKSSDLFPGQRVSMDHFKVTHKGRLYESKGKSSADTMYSGGLIFVDHASSYVHVELCVNFTAGETLRAKASFERAMLDHGITVQSYQTDNGVFAAKEFMLEIHNMQQSIGFSGVGAHHQNGVAERSIGTIMAMARTLMLHAAIRWPDVSDACYWPMAVDYAVYQYNHGPKLVTMAAPIDLLLKTMVPRHRLHDLHVWGCPAYVLDPKLQDGQKIPKWSPRSRRGVFLGLSRKHSSTVPLILNCETLTISPQFHVVFDDWFSSVLSMSAEEPFDPNVWTEMFVGSRYKYFFDADDPVELDAEWLSEREKEVQNIRDQEDRVRPQLDLRDGVPKGPKVGTHTTDLSFERENRATDMPLQLPPTTPIAVLPTTGTEEDQFPISDPSVPESPSNPAQPTST encoded by the exons ATGGAGACCGAAGCTACAGCAGGTGGTGAGGTCTTCAAAGGTACTTTTGCTGTGATGAGTGGTACTGTCGCACCGAAACACGGTGGCCTGGTGGACTCACATGCTTGGACAGGAGGTGAACCTAGTCCTGATTGGAGCAAGGTTCTAATTGATGAACCAATGACACCTTACTGTTATCACGCGCAGGGATTTGAGAAAGGCCTCAAGATCTACACTTCGCGAACAGGACAGGGTGAGAAAAGTGCAAAGTTGTTTGGTCGCTCTAGCAAGGACTACTCACTTTTGGCTTTCGCAACCGATGCTCAAGAGCATATGGAGACGCATGGGATGGATACGGTGTTCTACATGAAGGACCCGTCAACGTCGGAAATCAAAAACTTTCTCGACTTCCATTCTCGTTTTACAATCTCGCAAACCGAAGCTTGGATTGACCTTGCAAGCAAGGATGGAACTTTTGACAAGTACGACAAGAAAAACCTGAAGGATTCCTGTACGTGGCTCATGAACCACCTTGACTCGGATTTGACCGCAAGTATCCGTCCTTTTGTTCGTGGTGGGACTCTTACTGGGCCAACTGTCTGGATGCGCATTATTGGAGAAGTGCAGTCGGATTCTATTCGACGCCTGAAGAAAGTGCAAGAAAAGTTGGAGACCCTCAAGTTGGCTTCTTTCAAGGGCGAAAATGTTCGTGAGTTTGCACAGTCGTTCCTAGACTTGTGTATTGAATTGGAAAACGCGAAACAACTTCCCGAAGATGTTCTACTTACCGTGGTTGAAGCTTTGTCGAAGTGTACTGTCGAAGAATTTCGGATCGACTTTATGAGTAAGCGATCCGCTGTCAAACGGTTCATGCGAGAGACAGCCGGAAAGGATTCTGCTACAATTGCGAGGATGTCGGACCGTCTTACCTACCGTGATTTGTTCGACGAAGCTAAGTCGAAGTACACGTCGCTTCTCGATAGTGGATTATGGGGGCCAGCTGGTGGGTCAGGTGACAAGTCTGGAGCCCCTGCTGGGTTTCTCACAAAAGCCGAAGTCAATGTCCTTATCCAAAAGGCTGTGTCAAGTGCCAAGAGTGGCGACAAATCTGGTATCACCTGCTACAATTGCAAGGAAGTTGGGCATTACTCTCGAGATTGCAAGAACAAGCCTGCTGATGGGAACGGAAACAGTTCAAAACCCAAGAAATCCAAGGCAAGCTGGCGCACCGTCGCTCCAAAGTCTGGCAAATCCGAAACCAAGACCAAAAATAAACTTGAGTGGCACTGGTGTGCTCACTGCAAGGAATGGCGTGTTGGACACGGCACCGCAACGCATGACCACAATTTCAAACCGAAAGAAGCAAGCGACGGAAAGAAAGGACCCCAAGCTAATCTCGCCGCGACTGGTGAATTGTTGGGTGGTGGCACTCTTTCAATGAGCGCCGGAGCCGGATTGTACAAGGAATG GATGGCAACAGAGGAATG CGTGATGTTACCAATGTCGGTTGTTTCTATGGTTCTCGGAGGGAGAGCCGAGTCTTTCGGAAGTCACATTGTGACCCGATGGTACTCAGCCTGGTATGGAGGAGAGCGCGGTGAACAGCGAGCCGTTCGCGTTCGTGTACGGCGTCGTCGCCCCAATCTCAATTACCATGGCCCTTGGAAAATTCGTCCGCCTCCCACCCCCTTCTTTGCGACTGAAGTTCCCGTCATTCCTAAATTTTCGTGGGGTGCCGCCTTCGCTGCAGAGGGAGAGGAGAGACTGTGTCGTGAGCAAACGAGTGCGAGCGAAGTCGACAAAAAGTATGCCCAACCGATGGCGTTTCTGGGCAGTGCTTTGGACAGTACTTACTGGTTTTCGAGAGGGAGCCGGGACGAGTTGCTGCAAACTTTTGCCGTCATATGGGATACCGGAGCAACCCTGACCGTCACCCCGCATCGCGATGATTTTGTCAAGTTTGAAA GTCTCGCGAAAGGCCTCACTATTGGGGGAGCCGGAGTGGTTGCTTGGAGTGTGGTCGCTGACAACGGTGACGTACTGACGATTCGTACGCCTGCTTACTTGGTACCTGAAGCTGGGCAGCGTCTACTGAGCCcgcaatcttttcttcagAGTCTGGTAAGTCAGGATCTTTCGGGTTTGCGACCTTCAATTTCAATTGGACCTAAGGCGTTAACCGTTGAGATGGGGGCGCAATCCAAATTAACGGTTCCATATGATGAGGGCAATAATCTACCAACCAGTCAGATGTTTTCGGTTGAGTCATCGGAAGAATCTACTGTGGAGTTGAATATGTGTGTGACCGACGAGGCAAATCAGAACCTAAGTGCGAGTCAGAAAGAGTTGTTGCGCTGGCATTATCGTTTCGGTCATCGGAATTTCCAAGCCGTGCAAACAGTGTTGAAGTCGGGAGTCCTCGGACGGACCCCACTTATCATGGGAGCTTCTAAGTGTGAGCATCCTAAGTGTGCGTCGTGCCAATATGGAAAAGGTCGACGCAGGGCAACTGGCGCTTCTAGTACGAAGTCAGTGCCGGCAAAAGAGGGAGCACTTAAGTCTAGTGACCTTTTTCCGGGCCAGCGTGTCTCTATGGATCATTTTAAGGTGACTCACAAGGGAAGGCTGTACGAATCGAAAGGAAAATCATCGGCGGACACTATGTATTCCGGTGGATTGATATTTGTCGATCATGCAAGCAGTTATGTGCACGTTGAACTTTGTGTGAACTTTACGGCTGGTGAGACTCTCCGGGCAAAGGCGTCGTTTGAACGCGCAATGCTAGATCATGGGATCACGGTTCAGAGCTACCAGACGGACAATGGAGTTTTCGCAGCGAAGGAATTTATGTTAGAAATTCACAACATGCAACAGAGTATTGGTTTCAGCGGCGTCGGCGCACATCATCAGAATGGGGTTGCCGAGCGATCAATTGGAACTATAATGGCAATGGCAAGGACGCTTATGCTGCATGCGGCTATTCGGTGGCCGGATGTGAGTGACGCCTGCTATTGGCCTATGGCAGTTGACTATGCAGTCTATCAGTACAATCATGGTCCTAAGTTGGTGACAATGGCGGCTCCTATAGATTTATTATTGAAGACTATGGTTCCCCGACACCGGTTGCATGATTTGCATGTTTGGGGATGCCCAGCATATGTTTTGGACCCGAAGTTGCAAGACGGACAGAAAATTCCAAAGTGGAGCCCCCGTTCGAGAAGAGGAGTTTTTCTTGGGCTGTCGCGTAAGCATTCGTCTACAGTACCACTGATATTGAATTGCGAGACACTTACCATTTCTCCGCAATTTcatgttgtttttgacgactGGTTCTCGAGCGTACTTTCTATGTCTGCCGAGGAGCCGTTTGACCCTAATGTATGGACCGAAATGTTTGTCGGTTCCCGATACAAGTACTTTTTCGACGCGGACGATCCGGTCGAACTTGACGCAGAGTGGTTGAGCGAGCGTGAAAAGGAAGTCCAAAATATTCGCGACCAAGAGGACCGGGTGCGACCACAGCTAGATTTGCGAGACGGCGTGCCAAAGGGACCCAAAGTTGGTACTCACACAACCGATCTATCGTTCGAGAGGGAGAACAGAGCTACGGATATGCCGTTGCAGTTGCCTCCAACTACTCCAATTGCCGTGTTGCCCACTACTGGAACTGAGGAAGATCAATTTCCCATTTCTGATCCGTCGGTGCCAGAAAGTCCTAGCA ACCCCGCGCAGCCCACCTCCACCTGA
- a CDS encoding chitinase glycoside hydrolase family 1 (putative chitinase, with signal peptide and UTR, has glycoside hydrolase family 18 domain and protein translation contains chitinase active site) translates to MTTTGLGSAGLIIFTFVAFLLLLSFVQSNNTDFVVAGYLPDYRFYIDLNQTVLDLTDLLLFSVDAKPSLLSDNCCLHADHFKIVQQARAFKQKEQSRDLRVWLTIGGAGRSSGFPALFGDTERQKTFLQKLIDLVKAYDLYGIDFDCELPFSKQEYYDYMLFLRAACDKLHDAGVHVSVALHPQQALPKAIATLVDRVHLMAYDMLRRQGAQPEALHHAELDQVRKAVHLLVDNDAPGARKIVLGIPAYGRHESNPERVKTFAEIVDEMDAVPDTRNSWRGFRFDAPKDVRTKVAYARDAQLAGVFLWELGQDKATVEHARSGILLRAAGSGKLYTDTAIEPEL, encoded by the coding sequence ATGACGACAACAGGTCTTGGCAGTGCTGGTTTGATCATCTTTACCTTTGTTGCGTTCCTCCTTTTGCTCTCTTTTGTGCAGAGCAACAATACTGATTTCGTGGTGGCCGGTTATTTACCGGATTATCGCTTCTACATCGATCTTAATCAGACTGTCCTCGATTTGACAGACTTGTTGCTCTTTTCCGTAGACGCCAAACCCAGTTTGCTATCTGACAATTGCTGTCTCCATGCGGATCACTTTAAAATAGTCCAACAAGCGCGAGCgttcaaacaaaaagagcaGTCGCGAGATTTGCGTGTTTGGTTGACGATAGGTGGGGCGGGACGGTCGTCAGGGTTTCCTGCCCTGTTTGGCGACACCGAGCGCCAAAAGACGTTTCTGCAGAAGCTGATTGATCTTGTAAAAGCATACGATCTCTATGGAATCGACTTTGATTGCGAACTACCATTTTCGAAGCAAGAGTACTACGACTATATGTTGTTCTTGCGAGCTGCTTGTGACAAGCTCCACGATGCAGGTGTCCACGTGAGTGTCGCCCTACATCCCCAACAAGCCTTGCCGAAGGCCATCGCCACTTTGGTCGATCGCGTGCATCTCATGGCGTACGATATGCTACGTCGTCAAGGAGCACAGCCGGAAGCACTGCACCACGCGGAACTCGACCAAGTCCGCAAGGCGGTACACTTACTCGTCGACAACGATGCGCCGGGCGCCCGCAAAATCGTGTTGGGAATTCCTGCCTACGGGCGACACGAAAGTAACCCTGAACGGGTCAAAACATTTGCCGAAATTGTGGACGAAATGGACGCGGTCCCGGATACGCGCAACTCCTGGCGGGGATTTAGATTCGACGCACCTAAGGACGTCCGAACCAAAGTCGCATACGCTAGGGACGCCCAACTTGCTGGCGTCTTTCTGTGGGAGTTGGGGCAAGACAAGGCTACCGTTGAGCATGCGCGTAGCGGCATTCTGTTGCGAGCGGCTGGCAGCGGAAAACTGTACACGGATACAGCAATCGAACCAGAATTATAG
- a CDS encoding predicted protein, whose amino-acid sequence MGVALDSFIEITGSVLLFCLVFGMSATVDVSALRAQLQNVKAIGTGVFLQFGILPLAGFAAVRAFRLNHAEGLTLLVVTSSPGGSYSNWWCSMFNADLALSVTMTAISTCLSTVMLPLNLIVYARWSYNDDIVSSLDWKSLVIALVIVILAIALGITASAYFKSHAFNLNANRLGNFAGIALVVFSAVMSNSDADVRIWDREWRFYLGVSTPYLIGLTVANVLTSVLRLRKPERVTTSIECCYQNVGIATSVALSMFDGENQAKAVAVPFFYGLVEAVFTLMYCMMVWKAGWTKAPSNVSVWKMLSTSYEILNMEEDMDQADGYVRHQEGGMPLDASAVSQGKNATEPSKASILAQHI is encoded by the coding sequence ATGGGTGTTGCTCTGGATAGCTTTATCGAGATCACCGGTTCGGTGCTGCTCTTTTGCCTCGTCTTCGGCATGAGCGCGACGGTGGACGTGTCGGCACTGCGGGCTCAGCTGCAGAACGTCAAGGCCATCGGGACCGGTGTTTTCTTACAGTTTGGCATTCTACCCCTGGCGGGATTTGCGGCGGTCCGCGCCTTCAGACTCAATCACGCCGAAGGCCTGACTCTACTGGTTGTTACCAGCAGTCCCGGTGGATCGTACAGCAACTGGTGGTGCAGCATGTTCAATGCCGACTTGGCACTCTCCGTCACTATGACGGCTATTTCCACATGCCTCAGTACCGTTATGCTCCCGTTGAACTTGATTGTGTACGCGCGTTGGTCTTACAACGACGATATCGTCAGctcgttggattggaagagTCTGGTCATCGCTTTGGTCATTGTTATTCTCGCCATTGCTTTGGGTATCACCGCTTCGGCCTACTTCAAATCCCATGCCTTCAATCTAAATGCCAACCGCTTGGGAAACTTTGCCGGTATTGCGCTGGTGGTGTTTTCCGCTGTCATGTCCAACTCTGACGCGGACGTGCGCATTTGGGACCGGGAGTGGCGATTCTATCTCGGCGTATCGACACCCTATTTGATCGGCTTGACCGTGGCCAACGTCCTTACGAGTGTGCTGCGACTACGCAAACCGGAACGTGTCACTACTTCGATCGAGTGCTGCTACCAAAATGTGGGAATCGCCACTTCGGTTGCTCTCTCCATGTTTGATGGTGAGAACCAAGCCAAAGCGGTTGCGGTTCCCTTCTTCTACGGCCTGGTCGAGGCAGTCTTTACCTTGATGTACTGTATGATGGTTTGGAAAGCGGGGTGGACCAAGGCACCCTCGAATGTCAGTGTCTGGAAAATGCTTTCGACAAGTTACGAAATCTTGAATATGGAGGAAGACATGGACCAAGCTGACGGGTACGTAAGGCACCAGGAGGGAGGTATGCCGTTAGACGCATCAGCGGTATCCCAAGGCAAAAATGCGACAGAGCCATCCAAGGCATCCATCTTGGCACAACATATATAG
- a CDS encoding predicted protein — MPTLNGDNNRNKSAAAHNEAEKAKPFIMSHRNYNGGRRHDHRPEKRPRPEIRSFPNGSNNQSRGPLQNSDYHHHRYNPSRRPTDTHYEPSLPSRDHHRGGRGPYSADNGASSYRQTTHRQRTTAPPSSFPLLRHNDQERGLNRDWDRRQGGADHSQQTVSASASASHGDPQNRPVGNTSDDTRLEPSSDSQPSSANLKHHDAPVLVPPDEWAAMTHDEKLQNMLACRDLVALGLPALNYRQIEQRYPLAVDETKNALRAKLQQQDAVRVREIQERYESESDQYSSDDMQRNMVVSKPTLGPPKDFVAAFVAFIEALPECLPLTLGFHISLGSDDFCFCPCGKRMRTWRAQFRLSVPECQGSNKGGTGGRAHHGGKAPKALLCHVDAKQSCVWHWIVGTYLRILYKEYWKDSQGRPIVGHKALYDVNGKACKVAERMEQAEIMRQIQYLHTLFEKEKEKAEELQRRAQHFEELAKTTDRAKDYQLEADTEDSLLKHFKLDKRDSAKKVVLTDSEKDSFSLKRSYFFDLCRRALRCRKIESTASIDLDVDHGFSLQECFEFWKQSKDESHRFLFSNLKKNECGVWLNRWNIQFSAAINTKAEKWEDQDSLVAVDDGGPTRVFVSEVWRQLPALKAHHRGFDVSLFDSDQKGGNVTPCGNDWLQSKFGKNAEIEEIRAALRPYYRAVGRIMLHCFFHDIPLAAHTMPPLLRHYLLRGVSPIDKGYPLSDLVTDVVKMTNLSSADNPVVEFVEMCGDDEEAENTEDNFRLMAHKRFIEESDISLEALKEGLTLDGEVEISFLYRPLSISALNEILFSREQVTAKDLCSIIEVQYDDSVGHEAVENQKSILRLEEDKEGKLIWVGALPELIYRRARTEPEYPRRVLFFATGLLYLPYQGVKLIVEFNIEELAAEDSLPVAHTCTYVMKLPGLAYNGSSETLEERLDYSMCNSDKVGFDIS, encoded by the exons ATGCCAACACTAAACGGAGACAATAACAGAAACAAATCAGCGGCAGCCCACAACGAAGCGGAGAAAGCAAAGCCCTTCATTATGAGCCATCGCAATTATAACGGCGGTCGACGTCACGATCATCGTCCCGAAAAGCGACCCCGACCAGAGATCCGATCTTTCCCGAACGGCAGCAACAACCAATCACGGGGTCCCTTACAGAATAGTGATTATCATCATCACCGCTACAACCCATCACGGAGACCAACTGACACGCATTATGAACCATCGCTTCCGTCGCGCGATCACCATCGCGGCGGGAGAGGGCCGTATAGTGCTGATAATGGTGCCTCATCCTACCGTCAAACAACTCACAGGCAGCGGACTACTGCACCACCATCCTCATTCCCGCTATTGCGGCACAACGACCAAGAACGCGGTTTGAATAGAGATTGGGACCGCCGGCAAGGTGGCGCAGATCACTCGCAACAAACGGTATCAGCTTCGGCGTCGGCGTCACACGGAGATCCGCAAAATCGCCCTGTTGGGAACACAAGCGACGATACTAGGCTCGAGCCCAGTTCCGATTCCCAGCCGTCGTCAGCCAATCTTAAGCATCATGACGCGCCCGTACTGGTACCACCAGACGAATGGGCAGCCATGACGCATGACGAGAAGCTCCAAAATATG CTCGCTTGCCGCGATTTGGTTGCACTAGGCTTGCCCGCTTTAAATTATCGTCAAATCGAGCAGCGATACCCGCTCGCTGTAGACGAGACCAAAAACGCGTTACGTGCCAAGCTCCAACAGCAAGATGCGGTGCGAGTTCGGGAAATTCAAGAAAGATACGAATCGGAAAGCGACCAGTACTCGAGCGACGACATGCAACGAAACATGGTGGTATCGAAACCTACGCTGGGTCCACCAAAGGATTTTGTGGCCGCATTCGTAGCGTTCATAGAAGCGCTTCCCGAGTGTCTCCCTCTCACTTTGGGCTTTCACATTTCGCTGGGCTCCGATGACTTTTGCTTCTGTCCCTGCGGAAAGCGCATGCGCACTTGGCGCGCACAATTCCGTCTCAGCGTACCGGAATGTCAAGGGAGTAACAAAGGTGGTACAGGTGGCCGTGCTCACCACGGTGGCAAGGCACCAAAGGCATTGCTCTGTCACGTCGACGCCAAGCAATCTTGTGTCTGGCATTGGATTGTCGGCACATACTTAAGAATCCTATACAAAGAATATTGGAAAGACTCTCAAGGAAGGCCAATCGTAGGACATAAAGCTCTGTATGATGTCAATGGAAAAGCATGCAAGGTAGCAGAGAGGATGGAGCAAGCGGAGATTATGAG ACAAATCCAGTATCTTCACACACtgtttgaaaaagagaaagaaaaagcagaagagCTACAGAGAAGAGCTCAGCACTTTGAGGAATTGGCCAAG ACTACCGACCGTGCCAAAGATTACCAACTCGAAGCCGACACAGAAGATAGCCTTTTGAAGCATTTCAAACTCGACAAAAGAGATTCCGCGAAGAAGGTTGTATTGACGGACAGCGAGAAAGATTCCTTCAGCTTGAAACGCTCCTACTTTTTTGATTTGTGTCGGCGCGCCCTCCGTTGCAGAAAAATCGAAAGTACAGCTTCAATCGATCTTGATGTTGATCATGGTTTCTCACTTCAGGAATGTTTTGAATTCTGGAAACAATCAAAGGACGAAAGCCACCGGTTTCTATTCTCTAATCTAAAGAAGAACGAATGTGGAGTGTGGCTAAATCGTTGGAATATTCAATTTTCTG CTGCCATCAACACGAAGGCTGAGAAATGGGAAGATCAAGACAGTTTGGTGGCCGTAGACGACGGCGGGCCAACTCGGGTTTTTGTCTCGGAAGTGTGGCGGCAATTGCCAGCGTTGAAAGCTCATCATCGAGGATTTGATGTAAGCCTTTTCGATAGCGACCAAAAGGGAGGCAACGTTACACCTTGTGGTAACGATTGGCTCCAAAGCAAATTTGGAAAGAACGCTGAAATTGAAGAGATTCGCGCTGCGCTCCGTCCTTACTATAGAGCGGTCGGACGAATCATGCTGCATTGTTTTTTTCATGACATTCCACTGGCAGCACACACGATGCCACCGTTGCTTCGACACTACCTACTTCGCGGTGTAAGTCCAATTGATAAAGGCTACCCATTGTCTGATTTAGTCACCGACGTAGTCAAAATGACGAATTTAAGCTCAGCCGATAACCCTGTTGTCGAGTTCGTGGAAATGTGTggcgatgacgaagaagcagaaaatACAGAAGACAACTTTCGCTTAATGGCTCATAAACGGTTCATCGAGGAAAGCGACATTTCGCTTGAAGCTCTTAAAGAGGGGCTTACTCTGGACG GAGAGGTTGAAATTTCTTTCCTTTACAGACCGCTATCGATCAGTGCTCTTAACGAGATCCTTTTTAGCCGTGAGCAGGTCACGGCGAAAGATCTATGCTCCATCATTGAAGTTCAGTACGATGATAGTGTCGGACATGAAGCCGTTGAGAACCAGAAAAGTATACTTCGGCTCGAAGAGGACAAGGAAGGCAAATTGATCTGGGTCGGAGCTTTACCTGAATTAATTTACCGGCGTGCGCGAACAGAGCCTGAATATCCACGGCGGGTTCTATTCTTCGCTACTGGCCTGTTGTACCTCCCCTACCAGGGTGTGAAATTGATCGTGGAATTTAACATTGAGGAACTGGCTGCCGAAGACTCCCTGCCGGTCGCGCACACTTGCACATACGTGATGAAACTTCCTGGTCTCGCCTACAATGGGAGTTCGGAGACGCTAGAAGAACGGCTTGATTACAGTATGTGCAACAGCGACAAAGTTGGCTTTGACATTTCGTAA